The following proteins are co-located in the Bubalus bubalis isolate 160015118507 breed Murrah chromosome 23, NDDB_SH_1, whole genome shotgun sequence genome:
- the TIAL1 gene encoding nucleolysin TIAR isoform X6, with translation MITEHTSNDPYCFVEFYEHRDAAAALAAMNGRKILGKEVKVNWATTPSSQKKDTSNHFHVFVGDLSPEITTEDIKSAFAPFGKISDARVVKDMATGKSKGYGFVSFYNKLDAENAIVHMGGQWLGGRQIRTNWATRKPPAPKSTQENNTKQLRFEDVVNQSSPKNCTVYCGGIASGLTDQLMRQTFSPFGQIMEIRVFPEKGYSFVRFSTHESAAHAIVSVNGTTIEGHVVKCYWGKESPDMTKNFQQVDYSQWGQWSQVYGNPQQYGQYMANGWQVPPYGVYGQPWNQQGFGVDQSPSAAWMGGFGAQPPQGQAPPPVIPPPNQAGYGMASYQTQ, from the exons CATACAAGCAATGACCCATATTGCTTTGTGGAATTTTATGAGCACAGAGATGCAGCTGCTGCGTTAGCTGCtatgaatgggagaaaaattttGGGAAAG gaGGTCAAAGTAAACTGGGCAACAACACCAAGTAGCCAGAAAAAAGATACTTCCA ATCATTTCCACGTGTTTGTTGGAGATTTGAGTCCAGAAATTACAACAGAAGATATCAAATCAGCATTTGCCCCCTTTGGTAAAATATC GGATGCCCGAGTAGTTAAAGACATGGCAACTGGAAAATCCAAAGGCTATGGCTTTGTgtctttttataataaactg gatgcagaaaatgcaatTGTGCATATGGGAGGTCAGTGGTTGGGTGGTCGTCAGATCAGAACCAATTGGGCCACACGTAAACCGCCTGCACCTAAAAGTACACAAGAAA ATAACACTAAGCAGTTGAGATTTGAAGATGTAGTAAACCAGTCAAGTCCAAAAAACTGTACTGTGTACTGTGGAGGAATTGCTTCTGGCTTAACAG atcaGCTTATGAGGCAGACCTTCTCACCATTTGGGCAAATTATGGAAATCAGAGTTTTTCCAGAAAAGGGCTATTCATTTGTCAG aTTTTCTACCCATGAAAGTGCGGCTCATGCTATTGTTTCGGTGAATGGTACTACAATTGAAGGACATGTTGTTAAATGCTATtggggtaaagaatctcctgatATGACTAAAAACTTTCAACAG GTTGACTATAGTCAGTGGGGCCAGTGGAGCCAAGTTTATGGAAACCCACAACAGTATGGACAGTATATGGCAAATGGATGGCAAGTACCGCCTTATGGAGTATACGGGCAGCCATGGAATCAACAAGGATTTGGAGTAGA tCAATCACCTTCAGCTGCTTGGATGGGTggatttggtgctcagcctccccAAGGACAAGCCCCTCCCCCTGTAATACCTCCTCCCAACCAAGCTGGATATGGCATGGCCAGTTACCAAACACAGTGA
- the TIAL1 gene encoding nucleolysin TIAR isoform X5, which yields MITEQPDSRRVNSSVGFSVLQHTSNDPYCFVEFYEHRDAAAALAAMNGRKILGKEVKVNWATTPSSQKKDTSNHFHVFVGDLSPEITTEDIKSAFAPFGKISDARVVKDMATGKSKGYGFVSFYNKLDAENAIVHMGGQWLGGRQIRTNWATRKPPAPKSTQENNTKQLRFEDVVNQSSPKNCTVYCGGIASGLTDQLMRQTFSPFGQIMEIRVFPEKGYSFVRFSTHESAAHAIVSVNGTTIEGHVVKCYWGKESPDMTKNFQQVDYSQWGQWSQVYGNPQQYGQYMANGWQVPPYGVYGQPWNQQGFGVDQSPSAAWMGGFGAQPPQGQAPPPVIPPPNQAGYGMASYQTQ from the exons CAACCCGACAGCAGAAGGGTCAACTCTTCTGTTGGGTTTTCTGTTTTGCAGCATACAAGCAATGACCCATATTGCTTTGTGGAATTTTATGAGCACAGAGATGCAGCTGCTGCGTTAGCTGCtatgaatgggagaaaaattttGGGAAAG gaGGTCAAAGTAAACTGGGCAACAACACCAAGTAGCCAGAAAAAAGATACTTCCA ATCATTTCCACGTGTTTGTTGGAGATTTGAGTCCAGAAATTACAACAGAAGATATCAAATCAGCATTTGCCCCCTTTGGTAAAATATC GGATGCCCGAGTAGTTAAAGACATGGCAACTGGAAAATCCAAAGGCTATGGCTTTGTgtctttttataataaactg gatgcagaaaatgcaatTGTGCATATGGGAGGTCAGTGGTTGGGTGGTCGTCAGATCAGAACCAATTGGGCCACACGTAAACCGCCTGCACCTAAAAGTACACAAGAAA ATAACACTAAGCAGTTGAGATTTGAAGATGTAGTAAACCAGTCAAGTCCAAAAAACTGTACTGTGTACTGTGGAGGAATTGCTTCTGGCTTAACAG atcaGCTTATGAGGCAGACCTTCTCACCATTTGGGCAAATTATGGAAATCAGAGTTTTTCCAGAAAAGGGCTATTCATTTGTCAG aTTTTCTACCCATGAAAGTGCGGCTCATGCTATTGTTTCGGTGAATGGTACTACAATTGAAGGACATGTTGTTAAATGCTATtggggtaaagaatctcctgatATGACTAAAAACTTTCAACAG GTTGACTATAGTCAGTGGGGCCAGTGGAGCCAAGTTTATGGAAACCCACAACAGTATGGACAGTATATGGCAAATGGATGGCAAGTACCGCCTTATGGAGTATACGGGCAGCCATGGAATCAACAAGGATTTGGAGTAGA tCAATCACCTTCAGCTGCTTGGATGGGTggatttggtgctcagcctccccAAGGACAAGCCCCTCCCCCTGTAATACCTCCTCCCAACCAAGCTGGATATGGCATGGCCAGTTACCAAACACAGTGA
- the TIAL1 gene encoding nucleolysin TIAR isoform X8 gives MNGRKILGKEVKVNWATTPSSQKKDTSNHFHVFVGDLSPEITTEDIKSAFAPFGKISDARVVKDMATGKSKGYGFVSFYNKLDAENAIVHMGGQWLGGRQIRTNWATRKPPAPKSTQENNTKQLRFEDVVNQSSPKNCTVYCGGIASGLTDQLMRQTFSPFGQIMEIRVFPEKGYSFVRFSTHESAAHAIVSVNGTTIEGHVVKCYWGKESPDMTKNFQQVDYSQWGQWSQVYGNPQQYGQYMANGWQVPPYGVYGQPWNQQGFGVDQSPSAAWMGGFGAQPPQGQAPPPVIPPPNQAGYGMASYQTQ, from the exons atgaatgggagaaaaattttGGGAAAG gaGGTCAAAGTAAACTGGGCAACAACACCAAGTAGCCAGAAAAAAGATACTTCCA ATCATTTCCACGTGTTTGTTGGAGATTTGAGTCCAGAAATTACAACAGAAGATATCAAATCAGCATTTGCCCCCTTTGGTAAAATATC GGATGCCCGAGTAGTTAAAGACATGGCAACTGGAAAATCCAAAGGCTATGGCTTTGTgtctttttataataaactg gatgcagaaaatgcaatTGTGCATATGGGAGGTCAGTGGTTGGGTGGTCGTCAGATCAGAACCAATTGGGCCACACGTAAACCGCCTGCACCTAAAAGTACACAAGAAA ATAACACTAAGCAGTTGAGATTTGAAGATGTAGTAAACCAGTCAAGTCCAAAAAACTGTACTGTGTACTGTGGAGGAATTGCTTCTGGCTTAACAG atcaGCTTATGAGGCAGACCTTCTCACCATTTGGGCAAATTATGGAAATCAGAGTTTTTCCAGAAAAGGGCTATTCATTTGTCAG aTTTTCTACCCATGAAAGTGCGGCTCATGCTATTGTTTCGGTGAATGGTACTACAATTGAAGGACATGTTGTTAAATGCTATtggggtaaagaatctcctgatATGACTAAAAACTTTCAACAG GTTGACTATAGTCAGTGGGGCCAGTGGAGCCAAGTTTATGGAAACCCACAACAGTATGGACAGTATATGGCAAATGGATGGCAAGTACCGCCTTATGGAGTATACGGGCAGCCATGGAATCAACAAGGATTTGGAGTAGA tCAATCACCTTCAGCTGCTTGGATGGGTggatttggtgctcagcctccccAAGGACAAGCCCCTCCCCCTGTAATACCTCCTCCCAACCAAGCTGGATATGGCATGGCCAGTTACCAAACACAGTGA
- the TIAL1 gene encoding nucleolysin TIAR isoform X9 — protein MDARVVKDMATGKSKGYGFVSFYNKLDAENAIVHMGGQWLGGRQIRTNWATRKPPAPKSTQENNTKQLRFEDVVNQSSPKNCTVYCGGIASGLTDQLMRQTFSPFGQIMEIRVFPEKGYSFVRFSTHESAAHAIVSVNGTTIEGHVVKCYWGKESPDMTKNFQQVDYSQWGQWSQVYGNPQQYGQYMANGWQVPPYGVYGQPWNQQGFGVDQSPSAAWMGGFGAQPPQGQAPPPVIPPPNQAGYGMASYQTQ, from the exons AT GGATGCCCGAGTAGTTAAAGACATGGCAACTGGAAAATCCAAAGGCTATGGCTTTGTgtctttttataataaactg gatgcagaaaatgcaatTGTGCATATGGGAGGTCAGTGGTTGGGTGGTCGTCAGATCAGAACCAATTGGGCCACACGTAAACCGCCTGCACCTAAAAGTACACAAGAAA ATAACACTAAGCAGTTGAGATTTGAAGATGTAGTAAACCAGTCAAGTCCAAAAAACTGTACTGTGTACTGTGGAGGAATTGCTTCTGGCTTAACAG atcaGCTTATGAGGCAGACCTTCTCACCATTTGGGCAAATTATGGAAATCAGAGTTTTTCCAGAAAAGGGCTATTCATTTGTCAG aTTTTCTACCCATGAAAGTGCGGCTCATGCTATTGTTTCGGTGAATGGTACTACAATTGAAGGACATGTTGTTAAATGCTATtggggtaaagaatctcctgatATGACTAAAAACTTTCAACAG GTTGACTATAGTCAGTGGGGCCAGTGGAGCCAAGTTTATGGAAACCCACAACAGTATGGACAGTATATGGCAAATGGATGGCAAGTACCGCCTTATGGAGTATACGGGCAGCCATGGAATCAACAAGGATTTGGAGTAGA tCAATCACCTTCAGCTGCTTGGATGGGTggatttggtgctcagcctccccAAGGACAAGCCCCTCCCCCTGTAATACCTCCTCCCAACCAAGCTGGATATGGCATGGCCAGTTACCAAACACAGTGA